The genomic interval GCAAAATTTCACATTAGTTCTCTATCCAGGAGGCAAATTTTTACCCAAGTGCTGTGCAAATATCCTATCCAGGAACCGATATGTATTAAAAATTACAGCTGAAAAGGTCCTGCCAATGAGACCTTCCCAGTCGCGCAATTATGTTCGAGGTAGTGAGCAAGGAACATTGCCTGGAAACTGAGATGAAGCCAGACATGGGCCAATAAATCTTCTACCAGCAGGAGCACAGCATTGCCCACAGTTTCCCTCTGTGTCCTCAGAGTTTGCCACTCCTGCTCTTTCTCAGTTCTTTGAGTCGTAACTAGAGCCCAAAGACACATTTTTACCTGGGAGTTACAGTCTGCAGTGGTTGAGTGAGAGCTTCCAGCCTGGGAAAAAACGGTCGCTTTAAGGAAAACTCCCATCCTACACCTCAAGCCTTTCATGTCATAAAAAACCCAAAGAATATGTTGGTTCCCACCTCCTCCCCGCCGTCCCATGGTTCCTATGTGACCAGCGAATCGGAGAGCAAACGGATCTGCTGTACACCACCAAAAAGCTGGTCGCTCACAGCCATGGGAGGTCTGAGTCTCTCCAGTGCATTCAAAAATCTTCAAGTCACACCTGCCAGGCAGGGTTAAAAAAGGTAAGGGGCTACATTTACATCCGTAAACAGGATGCTGCAGGTGTGAGCCAGCCACGAGGCATGAGGAGAAACAGTTCACAAGAGGCTCCTTGCAGTAGGGAGGGGGCTGCTGGTGCCAGCACTGATGGCCAGGCTTGTTTCACCTGTGCTCATGCCATGAGATCCTCCTTGCTCTTCAGCTGGGCTTCAGAGGCTCCCTGGGACTCAGGCTGCTGTGTGCTCCAAGGCACACAGTGAGCAGTCACCAGGTGGAGAGCAGGACATCATCTGGTAGGCCCTCCTTGGTTGTTAAATGCTACAGCCTACGCTTTGAGGGAAGGCCAGCGCGTTTCCTCCCATGACCCTCAGACCATGGAGCTGCGGGAATGGCACGGCCAGTTCTGCATGAGGAGTCGGCCTTTCTCCCTTGGCTACTTCCAGGGCACCTGGCGCAGCTCAGCACTCACATGGGTTCAGCACCAGACGACCCCAGTTTCGACTCTCCATTGCAGCCTGCGCTGTCATGGCAGCTGAGAGTGACTCTGCTCAATAGACAGAGGCGCCTGCTTGAGGGCAACCCAGGTCACTCTCTCAGGCCACCCTCGCAGGCCACCAGCTATACTGGTAGATCTCCAGGGAGCAGTTtaggtgctgacagcaccttgtGCTGCTCAAGGTGCCCATGCTGTCTGCAACATCTGCACAGGGCCGTAGGGGTCATGTCTGTGAGTGGGAGCTAGAGCCCAGGTGGGTCTCTGCAGAGCCTCCCAACAGCACCAGGCACCTTTCCCTGCACCCCAGGAAGGGGACGAGGATGCCTTTCTTCGCCCCCCAGGACTGGGGTGTGGGTAGGGCCATGCTCAGGGACCTGTTCTGGGGACAAGACACATTGCCTGCAGACTCATTCCCCAGCACATGTCCACCTTCGTGGTTTTGGTATTGCTAGCATTGCCTGGCCCCAGAGATGCTCCTCCTTCAATGCCCTTCACAGTGCGAACCAACACACCCATGGCCTCACTGCTGCTGGCGTGTGTGGGGGCACACAGAGTCCTGAGCCGCCTCTGCTCTGTGTCTCCAGATTTGCAGAGTGCAGGTGGGAGCTGCAAACGCACCTCAGCAGGCAGGAGCCTGCTGCACCTGCCGAGGGATGTCTCCAGGATGAGATGTCCAGGGAGATTTCAGAGCGGAGCTGGGGCATTTCCAGGATGAGGGGAGCAGCATTGTGCAGGCTTTCCTGGACCTCCTTCCTGAGCCAACCAATATTCTTTCTATGTCTCCCTCTAGACTCCAGAAAGGGATGGCTATCCGGCAATTTCACACCCCAGTGCACCAGTCAGAGTGTTTCTGAAGCCTGAAAATTTTAGAGTTTTAGAGAATTTCATGATGCGATACTTGCCCCTGTGCTGGAGGACAGGGCCTCCAGCTCCATGCGGTGGTGCAGGCCCAGCACGGCAGAAGCCCTCAGCTCCTTCAGGGACAAAGGGCCCTGTGCCACGGTGGCTTCAGCCTGGCTCTGCATCCCAGGAGGAGGGCGATGGATGTTAATGGTGTTTACTCAACACCACAGTGCTCCTCTGAGGCTGAGGGAggagccccagccctgggcagtGGCAGGAGCCCCTGAGGGAGTTTAGGATCAAGCATTATAAACACAGCTCCTTTGCAATGCCGGGCAGACCTGCTCAGCACTTGCTTCACCCCAGCAGAGGCTAGCACCCACCAGCTGCTGCACATGCGGTAAGTCAGTCTTGTTGCTTTTGCCAGCTCCTAGACAGCTCCTGCTCTGGGACAAACAGCATTGCGTTGCAGGGTGCTCTGGTGACGGCTATGTCTGAGTCCAGTTGCAAGCCGCCGGAGTTTAATCACCAGAAATGGGTGAGGCAGGCTGAACACGGTCCACTGTGCTTCCTTCCTTCACCTAAGAGCATAGGAAATGGGGAGGCGGAAAGAATAAGCTATAAATGAAAATTGTCATAACAGTGAGGAACACGCAGAAGTGTGGAAAGCCTCCTGACCTGCTCAAGTCATGCCGCACTAGCACAGGGACCACAGGGTAGCAGTAGCAGCAGAACCCAAATGTCCTTGCGCAGAGCTTGCGGGTCTGCTGGATGTTTGCAACAGCAGGGTTGGACCCCATGGTCCTCTCCTGCACTCTTCTGCTCTTGAGCATCCAAATGTGTGTGATTCTACCCTGTGAGACAACCAGAGTTGTACACAGGATTGCAGGTGATGTCTCTCTGCCACCTGGTATCATGGTGCAAATAGTTCCCCATTGCATTATTTAGGAGACGGTGCCTTTTTTCACAGCTGCATCTCATCAGTGGCTTCATTTTCAGGCAGGATACTTAGGTCTTGGCCTTTCTCCACATTTCTGAATCACGAGCTCCTAGGACATATCAGAAGTTCTTGTCATTAGCCCTGACTGCAGTAATTTGCATTTTGTGCTATTGAATTTCATCCCGTTTCTGTTAGTTCAGTGCTCAAGGACGTCTGCTCCTTTCCACACGATATTCCTGATCTCTTTAGTGTTTATGATGCCTCTTAGCTTGTTTTGTTAGTGATTTTCATCAGCTATTATGACCTTTAAGAAAGTCCCTTTCTAATCTCCTTTCAGCCCTGCGCTGCCCTTACAACATagctctgccccacagctccttaCCCCGCTGCTCCCAAACGCTGTAATTCTTGTACTGATCCACTCTGCCTCTGTCCCTCTACCCAAGGAAAAAGATGTGCTGTGATGCACAAGCCAAAGACCCACATTCCTGTTGTCTGGCAGTCAGCTATTGAGGAAAGCTACCCAGTTGACCTGGTGCCATCAGCCTGTGCTCAACGCCTGTGGCGCGCTGTCGCACCCTCCATTTTCCCCCCGATCTTCAGTtgtgttttccttctgctctaaAGCCGTGCTTGCTGCAGAGGTTGGGCTAACAGCCCTACACTCACCCAGGTCaccattttctccttttaaacatTTGTTGTTTTCCAGTTGCACAATACCAAGCCTCAGCTAGAGCGATTTGCTAAAAATTGCAGATGGTTTGGAAAGGAATCACTATGTACAACATgacacagcagaaataaaagcaaaggctATTCAGCTTCATATGAAAAGAGGCtgacaaaaagggacaaaaaaaaagaaaaaagcctttctaGTTTATTTCAGCAATATAAAAATGGAGGGGCTAGAATTTCTGTCTATAACAAAATTTGCAGCAGCTAGAGCACGGACCTGCTTTACAGGCAGGAAGACAGATTACATTTTTTCATATACTTGAAGAATAACTCAAGAAATGCAGCTTAGTCTGGAGTCTCCATGCAGTTCTGGTTACTCagcatcaaaaaagaaaaatcacaaagaGGGGGTTGAAAGGACAAAGAAAGAgtagagagacagagaagaacaATTTAGGGAGACCATTCTGCTCCCAGATCTGAGTCACTGCACTGCTCATAGCACTGAATTAAGACCAGGTTGCTGAGGACTTTGTCCAGTCAGGTCCTGGAAacatccaaggatggagaccacaGCGTCTCAAGGCAACTTCTTCCACTGCTTGGCTGTCGTTGTGGGGACAATCCTTTTCCTTATACCCAGTCTGAAGCTCCCCTATTTCAATCTGTGActgctgtctctcattttcccactGTATACCTCAATAAAGAGCTTGACTCTACTGTCTCTTGTCTCCACGTAGGTCATGATGGGCTGCTATTAGCCCACCCGCTCCTGTTATCAAGGAGGGATCGCTGGTTCTTCACCCTCTGTGCACCTCAGGCAGGGCTAGTGCCCGCTGTCCAGTCCCCCATCAAGCGTATACATACTTTAAACTAATTGTATTTCAGTCATTCGCGCTCCTTCTCCACCAGAGTCATTCACTTGCACCCACACTTGCACGCACAAGTGCACGCACAAGTGCTCCTGCCAAGGTCATCTGTCTACAACACAGGGAGAAACGCAAGCACACGCAGCTCGTCACAGCTCTTGGATTCCTCCTGACTGGCATCAATTAACTGATTTCTGGGTGTGCCTTTTATAACCTTTCAGGACCTTTCATATCAAGTATTTTGTCTCATCCCTCCTTATTCTTACAAAAAAATTCCCAAGTCCCTTGGGAAATGTTCTGGCTCCAGCCCTGTTCTTTGTCTTGTCACCTTGCTTTAGGTCAGTGTGTTGTTACTCTTCTTCCTACCTGGCCATTTGAAGGAAATCACACATACAGGGCTCTGTAGTAGGAAATTGACACCACCCATTCCTCTAGCCTTGATCTGCAGTTTCTTCCACTGCTTTCAcccatgcacacatgtgcacactcacatgcacaaacacacacacatgtccATACTTCACACAACCAATCTCAATAACATTTGTTAGAAAATCTCTGCAATGTCTCTAGGCTGCCCCCAACATTTCCAGTCCTGAGCCCAGCAGCAGTGTAAACCTGCCTTTTGTGGGGATATGGAGGAATCAAGTCCTTTTTTTGATCGCTGATACATCTTGTTGTGATACAACAGCTCATGAGCTCTTCCAGGGCCAAATACCAGGACTTAAAAAAACCATGAAGTGCAAGTCACTCTCTCACTGATCACTGACCAGAAACATCTCTGTTCTCTGTTGCGCAGGTGCCACAAGATTGTTCCTGTGTTGTAGTTGTCACCATGCCCGTTCCCAATCTAACCACTGTGCATTACAGCCCCTCCTTTCTCACGCTGACGGGGATCCCCGGCCTCGAAGCTGTGCAGCACTGGATCGGCATCCCCTTCTTGCTCATGTACACCGCCGCACTCCTGGGAAACAGCATCCTCCTCGCAACCATCTGGACCGAGTGCAGCCTCCACCAGCCCATGTACATCCTCCTGGCCATGCTGGCGGCCACTGACCTGGGCCTCTGCACCACCATTATGCCCAAAATGCTGGGCGTCTTCTGGTTTGCCCTTCGAGACATCCACTTCAACGCCTGCCTCACCCAGATGTTCTTCGTCCACACCTTCCAAGCCACCGAGTCGGGCGTGCTTTTAGCAATGGCCTTTGACCGCTTCGTGGCAATCTGCAAGCCCCTCAGACACTCTGCCATCCTCAGCAACCACGTGCTCTGCACAATCGGGATCCTCTTGATCCTCAGGCCAACCGTCCTCATTGTACCATCTGCTTTTCTGATTAAGCGGCTGCGGAGGTACAAGAGCACAGTCATTTCCCACTCCTACTGCGAGCACATGGCCATCGTGAAGCTGGCAGCCAGCGACGTCCGGGTCAACAAGGTTTACGGCCTCTTTGTGGCCTTCACAATCCTGGGCCTCGACCTGGTGCTCATTACCATGTCCTACCTCCTCATCTTCAGGGCCGTCTTCCAGCTGCCGCAGCGGGCGGCACGGCTGAAGGCGGTGCACACCTGCGCGGCCCACCTCTGCGTCTTCCTGGAGTTCTATGTCCTGGGCTTCTTCTCCTTCCTCGCCCACCGCTTTGGGCACAGCGTGCCCCCCTACGTCCACATCCTCCTCTCCAGCCTTTACCTCCTGGTGCCCCCTGCGCTCAACCCCATCGTCTACGGCGTCAGCACCACAGCCATCCGCCAACGGGTGCAGAAGATGGTGGGTCTCAATACAAAGTGTCCTTGAGGGCTTGTCCCTTTCTCTCCTTAGCCTGCAGGGCAAAATGTAGTGTTCCCACTGGTGCCCCCCTGGCACAAGCTTTGCAGTTCATCGGACATGCAAAGATGCCCCAAAATGGCCTGTCTGTCCCTCCCCAAGGTGCCTTCATCAAGCCATTGCTTCCCTCCCTGAGCAGTATCTGCTCCCCACACACATGGTGACAACACTACCAGCACTGGGGCCTCAGCTGGACCCTtcttctccctggcaccttcacaTCTGCCATGCCATGGAGGCAATGGGCTCCCCAGACAGGCAGGAATCTCTACTCTCCCACCCCACACCACGTCCTCCCTGCAGCTGCCCTCTCCACCTCCACCAGCTCAGCTGTCCTCACCTCTCCTGCACTAGTACAGGAGATGCTCACCCTTCCCTGCACAGTCACATCCCCTGGGAACCCATGATCCTGAAAGGGCAGGGACTGTTGTTTACAGCTGTTGGCAGCTCTTGCATGGGCAGGATGTGCAGTTTGTAGCAGATAGCAGTAAACATTGAGATACCCCTTTCAATCCGTGACCAGAGCCACGAAGGAGCCGATGACCTGGCCCTCATTTCTCGCCTGCATGTGGCAGGCATGACGATGGGATGAATGCCACGTGctgtgccctgtgcagagacctgcatgcTCAAGCCCTTGCTAGCCCTATGCCAGAGACAGAGCTTAAAGATGAAGGACGAGACACCTTGGAAAAAGGGGGACGAGAGAAAGCTGGGTTCAGGTTTACCAAGGACACTGCCACTGAGCTGTGAAAGCGCATGAGACAGAGCCTGGCAGGTCCATGAAGGATGCAGACATGCAGTAGTTGAGATGGGGATAGTTTGCAGATCAAGGACTCAAGAGGAAAATTCTGCCCTGAAGAGGTACAAAAGCTCAAAGAGAAAGCTGAAGACAGGGAGAGAGCAGCTCAGTGATGCAGATGATTGGCCCGTCCTGGTGAGGATCGGGGTCGCCCCTTCCAcgcagggctggcagcagccagcaggcagaggCTCACGGGGGCGTGAGCAGAGTAATGCTCAGTCCTGTAGTGCCTTAGGTCTAACACCTACTATGCACCTCAGCTAATAAATATTTCCTGCTGTGTAATAGATTGTGTGTGTCATCTCTGCCAAGTGCCTTTTCATATGGTAAAAGTTGCCCAGACTAAGTGACCCAGAAAGGACAACTGTAGAGGGACCTTCTGGGGAAGACAGGCATCTCAGTAGACAATACAGAGGTAACTCCTATATGAAATACATCCAGGGAAAGCATCAGGGCAAAAGTGGGCATTTATGCTGTACCTGTATGGAAATGAGTGCGAATGGGATTATTCGGACATGCTACCATGAACACTTTACACTGACAACATTAAAAGGCCAGGCAGTAATTCCAAAGGAGAGACAGGCTGCCTTATTGATGGAGGATGCACTGATTTATTTTCAGACGAAATAACACGGACTAAGAAAGCAGTGTCCATCAGGGCTGGGATGAGTCCCTTCTTGTTCACAGCACTGCAGGACCAGGGGGATTCCTGCAACTTCCTTAAAGGGTCTCTGGGCTTCAGCCTCACCTCATCTGTGCTCAGCCCCTCTTTCGGCAGCACCTTCTCTCCCAGATGCCAGCATTATCACAGTCCAGCACTGCAGAGCGCTCCCAGCACAAGGTAGGATGAACACCAGCCCCTCATGACCCCTTAATGGGCCTGGCCAGCTGTCCCCAATGGGCTGATTTGGGTTTGCCCAGGCTGTGTTGCACCCTGGCCGTCCCATAATTCACCCTCCATTGGTGCAAGGCTGTGACAGGAGCAGCCTGTGATGCTTAggctccccagcacctccagctcctctcttggagttAGAGCAGGAGTCTCAGGAGGGCTTGGGCAGGCGCAGTCACACACTAGAGGGAATAGGACAGTTGGTGCATACTCAGCCTTCACAGGGACAAATTGCCTTCAGGTGTTGCCCAGGTCCCCCAGTGCTGTCAGCCTCTAAGAAGTGCTCAGGTTTTGCTAGGACAGATTTATATCCATGCACTGCCTGGCAAATGCACCGTCACCAGCCTGTGCAGGGAGCTGCCCCACCGGGGTCTGAGTCGCTCTTCACGGCAGAGCATGTTACCGTGCCTGGTACTGGGCAGGGGTTTCGGCACCACCCCGGGACCAAGGGGCTGCACTGGGGGCAGAGGAGCCAGCTGACACCCCAGGAGGGCAGGTCCTCATTTCCCTGTGTTCGGGCAGAAGGGAGCAGGTGAGGCACCCCGCAGCGCCGCGTTGCACCctgtgccaggcaggtgcccacACCTCCAACACTGTGCCAGCTCCAGTGACAGTCACCATCACATATACACCTGGGCCAACCTATTGACGTCTCAACAGCCACCTATGAGCATCTAGGGGATCCACGTGGTCCCACGTACCCCTTGAAATGAAAGCAGTATGTGTTACAGGAGAGGCTGGTGCTGCCCGTGGTTCCTCCCTTAAAAAAAccattattttcagattttcccAACCTGGTCAGCCTTCACCCATCTAGACTGAAGTTTCTTCTAGCAGGTATATGCCTCAAGATGGGTGAGTGGGTATGCATGAGACTTGAGACAAAACAGCTCAATAGTTCCCAggaatgaatcacagaatggttgaggttagaagggacctctggagatcatctagtccaaccccccctgctcaagcagggtcatctagagcacgttgcacaggatcgcttCCAGATGCCTTTTgcacatctccaaggatggagagtggGATGAACGTTCTTATGCCcgttttaaaagaaattacagcaATCTTTTCTTGGAATGGCTTTAGGGTCCACAGGGCTTGGAGCAGGGCTGTCGACTTGGCAGGAGGAGCCATTTTGTCCTGGATGAACCTTTCATAATTAATGACCGGGGAGAGGATTCATGCAGAATGGCTTGGCTTGTGGAGGAGCGCGTTTTAATAGAGTCAAGTGCCATAGAGAGACAAGGAGTGGGTCTTGGCCAGAGCATGGGAAACAGAGAAGCAGACTGTCAGAAAAAGGTTTTAAGGGTTAAAAAGAGATTCATGTAGTTTTCGGAGGATGAACAGGGAAGCAGAGGGCATAAGCAAAAAATAATCTACCCCCGCATATGGCACTCCTGAGATGATTTTAGAGGTCAGATTAGAGCTAATACTGCCCCTCTCCCCGAACTGCATCCTCATTTTCTGGGTCCTGACTTGAAACCCTGCGGTCCAACAAGCACTGGACATCCACAGCTGCAACTGAAGTCAAAAGTGCTAAATCATGCAAAGATACTGAAAAATTAGGTCAAGGCATCTCAAACCAAACATCTCCACCAGGAGATGCTCTAGGTCTTAACCTTGCTGTGCCTCTGTTCCCTGCCTGTATAACAGACCTGATAACATCTTGCAGGCAGGATGTGAAAAGTAAATAACATTGACAGTGGGGAAGCAGCTGGTATATTGACAAACACCAGGAAAGAAGCGGTGAGGAAATAAATAGCTGCAGCTTCTGAGAATGGTCTGAAAAGAGTTCAGGGAGGAGAACCCCTAAACACACTTTGAACACTGGGGAAATATAAAATATGGAATAGCCACTTGTCGAGCACCATCCCACCACCACTCTAAAATGACTCAAGGCCATGTCACAGAAACCCTGTTGTGATGGAGATGCAAAAGGGGCTGAACAACACAGAAGCGATCCTCCCTCCCCAAATCTGAGAGCTTGTCCTGCCGCATCAGCAAGGTCCTTTTAATGTGGGAGGGGACGGATGTATGTGTGCACCTGTGAGATCGCATGGCCTGAACAAGGAGGGTGCCACCATCAAAGGCTTCCCATCTCAGCTCTCGGGATGAGTCAGGATAGCCCTGGCAAGGAGGAGGGTGCAGGTTACAGCACTGTGCGGAGTGGCCACATCATGCCAGGTGAGCAGGAGCACGCAAGGGCAGTGGGACCACCAGGCATGCCTGCATGGGTGACCCTGCACAGACAAAGCTGTTTCCATCAGGACACACTTGTTTCCTCAGAAACAGGGCAACTTCAGTCGAAGCCCCTGGAGAGTAACCTGAGGAAACGCAGAAATGCTCTCACATGAGCTGGAACCAGTTCCCAGCATCCTGGATCCCTCAGCTCCCCTCTGCGCAGCCACCGACACCTCCAGGATGCTAAATGGGAATGCTCGGGGTGGTCCGGAGTGCCTGGGGATCCCAGGATGCCAGCACGTTTGGCCAAAGATATTGCTGCAGGACATTATGTTATTCCAGGCTGTGCCAACATGGAGCAAGCCCTGGGAATTGTTATATAAAAGCAAATTCATTAACATAAGCCTGTATTGCCCACACACAGCCAAACAGCACCTTCCTCTTCCTACGCAAGCGTGTGCATCCGTCTGTCTGCAAGGCTGTCTGCATGATGGGGAAGTCTGGGAAGGTTTCATACGCACTGTGCAGGCTAGCATGGGCTAAATGCCCTCCTGGGGTGTATGTACAGCCCGTGCTGTCGCCGGGGTAGGTTTAACCACTCCTGACTGGggcagggagcctgcctggcgacaGAGGGCCCAGCGAAGGCGGAGATACTGCATGCCTTCTGCGCTTCAGTCTTCAGTGCTAAGGGCAGCCCAAGGCAATGCcggacccaggagcccagggagaaagggtggacaaaggaagactttcccttggtggaggaggatcgggttagagatgacttaggcaaacttgacacccacaaaaccatgggccctgctgagatgcacccacgagtgctgagggagctggtggacgtcattgctgggccactctccatcgtctttggaaggtcatggcaatcaggagaggtgccggaggccggggagaaagcaaacgtcagcccagtcctcagaaagggcaagaaggaggagccagtcagcctcacctccatcccgggaaagctgatggaacagctcgtcctggaggccatctctaagcatgtggaggacaagacggtgatcgggagcagccagcatggattccccacggGGAAAactatgcttgaccaacctgatagccttccctgatgggaCAAGTGGCCAGCAGCGGCTGTTGTCTCcctcgacttcagcaaggcttttcacactgtctcccatcccatcctcataggcaagctcaggaagtgcgggctggcggagtgggcggtgaggtggactgagaactggctggatggccgagctcagcgggttgtcatcagtggcacagggtctagttggaggctgtagctagcggtgtcctccaggggtcagtactgggtccaggattgttcaatgtattcatccatgacttggatgaagggatggagtgcaccctcagcaagtctgctgatgatactaaactgggaagagtggctgCTACCCCAGAGGGCTCTTCTCAGCATtacccagcaataggatgagagggaatgggcacaaaccaaaacaaagggaGGTCCActtgagcatgaggaaaaacttatttcctgtgagggtgactgagcactggaacaggtgacccaaagaggtagtggagtctccttccctggagatattcaaaacccgcctggatgcgatcctgggcaatatgctctagaggaccctgcttgatcaggggggttggactagatgatctccagaggtcccttccgacttcaacccttctgtgattccatgattccatgattctgtgattctgtaatcttgACACCTCCTACCTGGGTGTCTGTGGCCAGCTCTGCCATGCAGGTCTCTGCAGCTGAGCCAGCTGCTGCACCGGCACCAAGAGTGCCCATGGGGTGCAATTCCTCTGAGCGGCATGTGGCACCCACCCACATGGCCGCGCAGCAACACCAAGGTCCCTGGGTCTGGACAGACGACTCGGAGACTGAGCAAGGAGAACCATCGCGGCTGCCACGCAGAGGTGGGAACACTAGCAGCAGTGCCTCGTACCTGTGCAAAATGTGCCTTTACCTTGCAGGCAGCGAATATCTCTACCAGGCTCCCTCTAGGAGCTCTGGATGACCAGCTCCTACCCAGCATGCACAGGAAGGAGATCCCCCAGCTAGCAAGAGAAAGGCATCTTTATCTCAGATACATATCATCTCACCAGGTATTTCCTTACAGACCCAGAGACCTTGTCATGCTTATCCAGACAGAATTACTCTGGCCAGGGTGGGAAAGAGTTACCCCCTTGAAGTCTCCAGATTTCTTGCAGTGATAGTGAATTACTTTCTGCTGGTCACTTTTTCTAGCATATAGCCATTTGTGTGGACCCCTGGCAGAGCATCACCCGGCAATGGAGCCCCTTGAGGTCAGCAACCCATTCGGGCCGCACACAACCCATTCCTGCCGGACACGACCCATTCCTGCTGGACAGCAATCTGCCACCCTTAACAGGGCAAGAGCTTGGCACATGTGATGGTGATCAAAGGAGGGTGTTGAATATCATATTTTAGCTTCTAATTGTCATTTTTATCGTATCCCAGAGAGCATAACGCACACTCAGATGAGTTACTTGGGGAACTGTGGGTGTGTGGCATGGAAGGACACCTGGTTTCAGGGCAGTGAAGGTGTGAGTGAGAAACATCTATGTCAGGCTGAGGGGAAAAACTGGTCTCCACATAACCAAACCGGTAGGTGCTCAGTGCTGTTCCCTCTGGACACCTCGCAGGCTCCCAGgcaccagcaaagccaggactcaCTGGAGTGTTACCAGGACAGAAGCACCTTGCGCTCTGCATTCATCAGGCTGGGTCAGGCAGAACCTTCCACCATCCGGAAGAGCAGATCACACTGCaggagcttccagagagcaaCCTGCAATATGCAGAAAAGCTGGGGGGTCCCCAGAGACCGCACTGACCGTGAACAAGTTCCAGTCTGCCCAGGTGAGGCCACTAAGATATTTGCAGTCAGTGACTATGTCTGTTTTCCTCCAACTCCTTTCTGAGGCAAGAGGTTCAGCTCTTTTTCAGGTCCTTTTCCACCTTTTCACCCTCAGCAGTCCTGCATTACTTGTGTCAGAA from Struthio camelus isolate bStrCam1 chromosome 1, bStrCam1.hap1, whole genome shotgun sequence carries:
- the LOC104147580 gene encoding olfactory receptor 52A1-like, encoding MPVPNLTTVHYSPSFLTLTGIPGLEAVQHWIGIPFLLMYTAALLGNSILLATIWTECSLHQPMYILLAMLAATDLGLCTTIMPKMLGVFWFALRDIHFNACLTQMFFVHTFQATESGVLLAMAFDRFVAICKPLRHSAILSNHVLCTIGILLILRPTVLIVPSAFLIKRLRRYKSTVISHSYCEHMAIVKLAASDVRVNKVYGLFVAFTILGLDLVLITMSYLLIFRAVFQLPQRAARLKAVHTCAAHLCVFLEFYVLGFFSFLAHRFGHSVPPYVHILLSSLYLLVPPALNPIVYGVSTTAIRQRVQKMVGLNTKCP